TTCAAAACTTGTAAGGGAATGGTGTAATTAAGGCTATTCTTTTTTTAGCACTTGTACCGATCGATATATCACGAGAAGATGTAGTTCTTACTTTATAAATTAGACTTTGTATGATTAGGATATAAAAAGGTATTGGAATGTATAAGAGAATATTCTAGAGATTAGtttacaagaaaataataaaacatatgGCAAATAATTATCAGTTTGATAAGTTTTCTTCTATAGGATGATCCAATCAATTTCTTTGTTAATAGGGTTGATTTGAAAAGCTTCTTTCTATGGCGTTGCTGTATTTAATTTCTTGATTTTGAGGATTAAATTGCTACATTGAATATGATTGAAATTTATTTCCTTCTATATGGATTCATCCCCTAGTCTTATAATCTCTTtaaccaaatttttttaaaaaatttaaattctaaatccAAGGGCATAAAATTTATACCCTTGATAGGGTGTACAGATAGCtcttctttgttttgtttttttcccttttttttttttcttttgtttctggTAGTAATTAACTATATGTTAAAGCAATAACCACCGACAAATTAAATAGCGAAGTCGCATTAATGGAAGAGCTTGTAACCATTTGACTACATCTTCCCTCTATAAATGCatccacatctctctctctctctctctctctctctctctctctctctctctctctcagttttTGGAGGTATTTAAGCCTTGATATTGATGGCTTGATTGCGGAGTCTGATAATATTTTCTGNtatatatatatatatatatccattggCTATTAATTCCTGTACTAGTCCTCTTCGCTCAGTTACCAAACATACATGGAAGATAGTTTCGCAGCAACTCATGTTTTGAATCGCCTGCAATCAAATGGCACAACAGGCAAAGTTATTGCCTGCAAaggtaattatatatatatatatatatatatatatatatatatatatatatatatatatatatatgtaaatgtataaatatataattatatatctatGTACTCTCTCATTAATCTTACTCTTCTTCTTTTGCCCCGTCGTGAAGCCGCGGTGGTTTGGGCGGCTGGAGAGCCGTTCTCGATCGAGGAGGTGTTGGTCGACCCGCCACAGCGGAAGGAGGTCCGCATAAAGATTTTATACACATCAATCTGCCACACTGATCTCAGTGCGTGGAAGGGAGAGGTCAGTGCAAAAataattagttagttaattattagTTTGTTATCAAGTTCATTTCTTATTCATCATATAGATATGAATAATCAATATGCAGGAGAGCTAGCTATTTATGTGTTGATTATGTTCGCCCTAATTAAATACAATTTCATTAATCGGTTTTGGTTTCCTCTTTTGCTTTTTGGCTTCTGTACATGTGTTAGAGCGAGCGGCAGCGCGTGTTCCCTCGAATTCTTGGTCACGAGGCCGCCGGGTAATTAAGCCCACCCTTggcgccaaaaaaaaaatctacttaatTATTATACACACACTATTGGGATTAATTGAATTGAATAATGATAGGGTGGTGGAGAGCGTGGGCGAAGGAGTGGAGGACATGAAGGAAGGGGACCATGTGGTGCCTATATTCACGGGAGAGTGCGGCGAATGCGCGTATTGCGTGTCGGAGAAGACGAACCTTTGCGCCGATTATCGCGTGAATCCGTTCAAGAGCGTGATGATCGGCGACGGCGGCACCAGGTTCTCCGTGAAGGGAGCCGACGGAGAGCGCCGCCCGGTCTACCACTTCCTCAACACGTCGACCTTTGCCGAGTACACCGTCCTCGACTCCGCCTGCGTCGTGAAGATCAACCGGAAGGCGCCTCTCGAAAGAATGTGCTTGCTCAGCTGCGGAATCTCTACAGGTACTTACTTCCATTCGTCGTTATGCATGTCATCAATATCAATATCAGTACTAGTTTTTCCCAGCTTgttaaacttttagaaataaataattatttatataatacaaaataaggGTGTGTTAGGTAAAAATGTCTGTAGCTTGCTTGCAATACTGATCTATTTCCTCCATGCAGTACctatcattttaatttatttaattttagtttttccaTGGCTCTTAAACTTTACATCTTGGATGTATTGTTCATTTTAATTTAACACGCTGAGTCAGAGTTTATATGACTGTGTTTTCAGTATCGCAAACAGTAAGCTCAAATCTCATAACAAAAGAAACCATCAAATagttgaagttaaaaaaaagagattagatGCCAAAAGTAAATTCTACAAGTGACAAATTAAAATGAACAATACATCCAAGATGTAAAGNatatatatatatatatatatatatatatatatataaagagctTTCCCATCAAGAGACAGTCTAATCAGCCATAcatagtaaaaaattaattagacaaCTGATTAGATCACTATTTTAAGATTTATGTATAATATacgaattttaaaagttttcatcactattttaaaaattatatattattcagGATAAACGTCCAACTAAACTATCTCTCCGTAAAGAGgcttacatataatttttttgttgcttCGTTCCCATCCagattgtattttattttattttattttatttaattatgtgTGGTCAATTTGATGCTGCACACCATGATGTACGGATACCATTAATTTATTCATGGTCCACATTGTCCAACTTCTATGAGCTCATCTTATAGGATATCTCGAGGAGGGATTGAATTCTTCTCgttcttaatatttttatggTAAAATAATGTTGTTCTGAATTTATTGCGACATCCccctttaattttcattttcttaatttaaatgattttagttaattaaattaatttagaaagttaaaaataattttactgaATTCATCAGTAattcattcaaatttaataaccaTATATAGTCATTGATAGAGCTGGGAAATTTTATTAACATTTTTATCTAGTCATGTTGTTGGAAGCCAAATTTTTCGATCCTTGATCCGATCAAAGATCCTCCTAgggaagcgcgtcggggtgaggaacggctttggatagtgaccctcgaagt
This window of the Ananas comosus cultivar F153 unplaced genomic scaffold, ASM154086v1, whole genome shotgun sequence genome carries:
- the LOC109706271 gene encoding alcohol dehydrogenase-like 3; its protein translation is MEDSFAATHVLNRLQSNGTTGKVIACKAAVVWAAGEPFSIEEVLVDPPQRKEVRIKILYTSICHTDLSAWKGESERQRVFPRILGHEAAGVVESVGEGVEDMKEGDHVVPIFTGECGECAYCVSEKTNLCADYRVNPFKSVMIGDGGTRFSVKGADGERRPVYHFLNTSTFAEYTVLDSACVVKINRKAPLERMCLLSCGISTGVGAAWNTANVTEGASVAIFGLGAVGLAVAEGARLRGAAKIIGVDINPDKFAKGREMGIMEFINPKECTKPVNEVIKEMTGGGVDYSFECAGNLDILREAFVSTRDVSSTLCFILIINLFGAKYTQKFSIQRFKVVRHVEPVVLNTYRYSAVWRIPYRTNMCHAYCH